A single region of the Lysinibacillus sp. B2A1 genome encodes:
- a CDS encoding NAD(P)H-dependent glycerol-3-phosphate dehydrogenase, whose product MKKVCVLGAGSWGTALAMVLAENGHDTLVWTHRADQAEEINSVHTNKKYLPETILPINLHATSDIAQAVAHSEIIIVAVPTKAIREVCEKIVVSLDKKILFVHVSKGIEPDSLKRISEILAESLPAEFIEEIVVLSGPSHAEEVVLHHPTTVTAACANIGAAEKVQDLFMNQFFRVYTNEDVIGVEIGGALKNVIALAAGITDGLSYGDNAKAALITRGLAEITRLGVKMGGNPFTFAGLTGMGDLIVTCTSVHSRNWRAGHLLGKGMKLQEVLDQMGMVVEGVRTTKAAYQLAEKYNVAMPISTELYSVLFNDVEPKIAVDALMMRMKKREIDEIS is encoded by the coding sequence ATGAAAAAAGTTTGTGTGTTAGGTGCAGGTTCATGGGGAACTGCTCTAGCAATGGTACTTGCAGAGAATGGACATGATACGCTTGTATGGACTCATCGAGCTGATCAAGCTGAAGAAATAAACAGCGTGCATACGAATAAAAAATATTTACCAGAAACAATATTACCAATAAATTTGCATGCTACAAGTGATATTGCTCAGGCAGTTGCTCATTCAGAAATAATTATAGTTGCTGTACCTACAAAGGCCATTCGAGAAGTGTGTGAAAAAATAGTAGTATCTCTCGATAAAAAAATTCTATTTGTTCACGTTTCAAAGGGAATAGAGCCAGATTCACTAAAAAGAATTTCAGAAATTCTAGCAGAGAGTCTTCCAGCTGAATTCATAGAGGAAATTGTTGTGCTTTCTGGTCCGAGTCATGCAGAGGAGGTTGTCTTACATCATCCAACAACTGTAACAGCAGCCTGCGCTAATATTGGGGCTGCTGAAAAAGTACAGGACCTATTTATGAATCAGTTTTTCCGTGTTTACACAAATGAAGATGTTATCGGCGTAGAAATTGGTGGCGCACTAAAAAATGTTATTGCATTAGCTGCAGGGATTACAGATGGCTTAAGTTATGGTGATAATGCTAAAGCAGCACTGATTACTCGAGGATTAGCTGAAATTACACGCCTTGGTGTTAAAATGGGGGGGAATCCCTTTACATTCGCAGGACTCACAGGCATGGGTGATTTGATTGTAACGTGTACAAGTGTACATTCCCGAAATTGGCGCGCAGGTCATTTGCTTGGAAAAGGGATGAAGCTGCAAGAGGTCCTTGATCAAATGGGCATGGTGGTAGAAGGTGTGCGTACAACGAAGGCAGCCTATCAATTAGCAGAGAAATATAATGTTGCCATGCCGATATCAACAGAACTGTATAGTGTGCTCTTTAATGATGTAGAACCAAAAATAGCTGTTGATGCATTAATGATGCGTATGAAAAAGCGAGAAATTGATGAGATTTCATAA
- a CDS encoding DUF2768 domain-containing protein has protein sequence MGPLAHMPALDVMWVSFYCIGFMIISVGLIYLARHKISNVFLRTIVNLSAYILFGLGTFLMVLIVATWPA, from the coding sequence ATGGGTCCGTTAGCACATATGCCTGCCTTAGATGTAATGTGGGTATCATTTTATTGTATCGGCTTTATGATTATCTCGGTCGGTTTAATTTATTTAGCACGTCATAAGATTTCAAATGTTTTTTTACGTACAATCGTAAATTTATCAGCATACATATTGTTTGGGCTTGGTACTTTCTTAATGGTATTGATTGTTGCCACATGGCCAGCATAA
- the spoIVA gene encoding stage IV sporulation protein A has protein sequence MSEAVFREIAERTNGDVYIGVVGPVRVGKSTFVKKVMEAVVLPNIVDETERMRAQDELPQSSPGPVIMTAEPKFVPAQATRIAVGEDEMTFQIRLADCVGYIIDGTKGYEDENGPKYVHTPWHTDPIPFQEAAKIGTDKVIRDHANIGIVVTTDGTVNGISRRAAEKAEEEIVAQLTDIGKPFVIVLNCQMPAREETVQLRNELFERYNVPVIAISIDQMRETDVQYILQEALFEFPIRTIEVEKPDWLDVLDASHPLNVALIDSMEEVLSSVMRIRDVQQASDAFKAIDYIDQSEVVHVDSGAGTAVIRVSLQGELYKSVCNEWLEEPIETKKDWLLFIKEAAEAKEAQKRFKSAINDADSTGYGVTLPMMQEFEPTAPELIKQNNFFGVRMKAKAPSYHIIRVDMESEFAPLIGSEFHSQQLLKDLNHAYLHDRDALWNTQLFGTPLHEVLKEGIRYKMDAVPPTAKKRMRQTIERMVNEGDRGLVTFIL, from the coding sequence TTGAGTGAAGCAGTATTTAGAGAAATTGCAGAGCGCACAAATGGCGATGTTTATATTGGTGTTGTCGGTCCAGTACGTGTAGGTAAATCTACATTTGTAAAAAAGGTTATGGAAGCAGTTGTATTACCGAATATTGTGGATGAAACGGAAAGAATGCGAGCACAAGATGAATTGCCGCAAAGCTCACCGGGGCCAGTCATTATGACTGCTGAGCCGAAGTTTGTGCCTGCCCAAGCAACACGTATTGCGGTCGGTGAAGATGAAATGACATTCCAAATTCGTTTAGCAGATTGCGTTGGCTATATTATTGATGGGACAAAGGGATATGAGGACGAAAATGGTCCAAAATATGTGCATACACCTTGGCACACAGATCCAATTCCTTTCCAGGAAGCGGCGAAAATTGGTACAGATAAAGTAATTCGAGATCATGCCAACATTGGAATAGTTGTCACAACGGATGGAACAGTGAATGGTATTAGTCGTCGTGCAGCTGAGAAGGCAGAAGAAGAGATAGTAGCGCAACTTACTGATATTGGAAAACCCTTTGTCATTGTGTTAAATTGTCAAATGCCAGCAAGAGAGGAGACAGTTCAGCTCCGAAATGAATTATTTGAGCGTTATAATGTCCCTGTAATTGCGATTTCAATTGATCAAATGCGTGAAACTGATGTTCAATATATCCTGCAAGAGGCGTTATTTGAATTTCCAATCCGTACAATAGAAGTAGAAAAGCCCGATTGGTTAGATGTTTTAGATGCATCACATCCATTGAATGTGGCCCTTATTGATTCGATGGAAGAAGTATTATCCTCAGTTATGAGAATTCGAGATGTACAACAGGCGTCAGATGCCTTTAAAGCCATTGATTATATCGATCAAAGTGAGGTGGTGCATGTAGACTCTGGGGCTGGGACCGCGGTTATACGAGTATCATTACAGGGAGAGCTATATAAATCAGTGTGTAATGAATGGCTAGAAGAACCAATTGAAACAAAGAAAGATTGGCTACTATTTATTAAAGAAGCGGCTGAGGCAAAGGAAGCACAAAAACGTTTTAAATCAGCTATTAACGATGCTGATTCCACTGGCTATGGTGTAACTTTGCCGATGATGCAGGAATTTGAGCCAACAGCACCTGAGCTCATTAAGCAAAATAATTTCTTTGGTGTCCGTATGAAAGCAAAGGCACCATCTTATCATATCATTCGAGTAGACATGGAATCTGAATTTGCTCCGTTAATTGGCTCTGAATTCCATAGTCAACAGTTACTTAAGGATTTAAATCATGCTTATTTACATGATCGTGATGCATTGTGGAATACACAGCTTTTCGGAACCCCATTGCATGAAGTGTTAAAAGAAGGAATACGCTATAAAATGGATGCTGTTCCACCTACAGCCAAAAAGCGCATGCGTCAAACAATCGAACGAATGGTGAACGAGGGTGACAGAGGATTAGTTACGTTTATTTTGTAG
- a CDS encoding DNA-binding protein, with translation MNKTELVNSVAEAAGLSKKDASKAVEAVFDTIQDALAKGDKVQLIGFGNFEVRERAARKGRNPQTGKEIEIAASKVPAFKPGKQLKDAVK, from the coding sequence GTGAATAAAACAGAATTAGTAAACTCTGTTGCTGAAGCTGCAGGTCTTTCTAAAAAAGACGCTTCTAAAGCAGTTGAAGCTGTATTTGATACAATTCAAGATGCTCTTGCAAAGGGTGACAAAGTACAATTAATTGGTTTTGGTAACTTTGAAGTACGTGAACGTGCGGCTCGTAAAGGTCGTAACCCACAAACTGGTAAAGAAATCGAAATCGCTGCTAGCAAGGTACCTGCTTTCAAACCAGGTAAACAGCTCAAAGACGCTGTAAAATAA